A single Rhinolophus ferrumequinum isolate MPI-CBG mRhiFer1 chromosome 12, mRhiFer1_v1.p, whole genome shotgun sequence DNA region contains:
- the HINT2 gene encoding adenosine 5'-monophosphoramidase HINT2: MAAALVLAAGLRVARRVVAVAGPRGAQVRRAAGVNDGNEVAKAQQAAPGGTAPTIFSRILDRSLPADILYEDQQCLVFRDVAPQAPVHFLVIPKKPIPRISQAEEEDQQLLGHLLLVAKKTAKAEGLKDGYRLVINDGKLGAQSVYHLHIHVLGGRQLQWPPG; encoded by the exons ATGGCGGCGGCCTTGGTGCTGGCTGCCGGGCTGCGCGTGGCGCGCAGGGTTGTGGCGGTCGCAGGGCCGCGGGGGGCGCAG GTCCGAAGAGCTGCAGGTGTGAATGATGGGAATGAAGTGGCCAAGGCCCAGCAGGCAGCTCCTGGGGGAACAGCCCCAACCATCTTCTCCAGGATCCTGGATCGAAGCCTCCCAGCTGACATTCTATATGAGGACCAGCAG TGTCTCGTATTCCGTGATGTGGCTCCTCAGGCTCCTGTGCACTTCCTGGTCATTCCTAAGAAACCCATTCCTCGGATTAGCCAGGCTGAAGAAGAAGACCAGCAG CTTCTAGGACACCTTCTCCTTGTGGCCAAGAAGACAGCAAAGGCTGAGGGGCTGAAAGATGGATACCGACTTG TGATCAATGATGGGAAGCTGGGAGCACAATCTGTGTATCACCTGCACATTCACGTACTTGGGGGCCGACAGCTCCAGTGGCCTCCAGGTTGA
- the SPAG8 gene encoding LOW QUALITY PROTEIN: sperm-associated antigen 8 (The sequence of the model RefSeq protein was modified relative to this genomic sequence to represent the inferred CDS: inserted 2 bases in 2 codons) — translation MESGPKAXFPHRTRFQTSAPQGTCLHXPPSTSAQLQFCAVSWNYLLSLWQPGSWYLKMETPDSTEGSQSRSIHQQTSSERLESTSQPFSSSDPGPRSALAAATAAATAAAAASEAASTAKAATLSAKTGEPYVEPSLSTDPSSDSLLPDPCTGPSFTHKIGHGRLGFKPVYVSCIARDPCTTNDLSSSPGPVPGSRSGSGSGSGPGHGSGQGTGPDSGPGPVCDSGPSPGHGHDPELSPFTLPGFRNPRADLVPNYAPWNHCHGEPQKQPWKFLQVSEPGARGLWKPPEVEGKHKVLSETLPRGQCLLYNWEEERATNHLDQVPSMHGCSEGFFFRHGHQGLLTLQRQPSTPLSTTHKDSYQPPGNHCQPIRGKREAMLEMLLYPQICKEVQAEREPTREYSEIKSVTHHDYQKELVQAGPPAPTKPHDYRKEQPETFWIQRAPQLPGVSNIKTLDTPFRKNCSFSTPVPLSLGQPLPYDPENYSHQLGEISSLGCQGGGQGGGRGRTV, via the exons ATGGAGTCCGGACCGAAAG ACTTCCCGCACCGCACCAGGTTTCAGACTTCCGCCCCTCAGGGAActtgcctcc ccccaccctccacgtCCGCCCAGCTCCAGTTCTGCGCAGTCTCCTGGAATTATTTACTGTCTCTATGGCAACCCGGTAGCTGGTATCTGAAGATGGAGACCCCTGATTCTACTGAGGGATCGCAGTCGCG ATCTATACACCAACAGACCAGCTCCGAAAGGCTAGAGTCAACTTCCCAACCGTTTTCTTCTTCCGATCCCGGTCCTAGGTCGGCCCTGGCAGCTGCAACTGCAGCAGCTACAGCAGCTGCTGCAGCCTCTGAAGCCGCCTCCACAGCCAAAGCAGCTACCTTATCTGCAAAGACCGGAGAGCCCTACGTTGAGCCAAGTCTTTCCACGGATCCCTCCTCTGACAGTCTTCTTCCAGACCCCTGCACTGGACCCAGCTTTACCCACAAGATAGGCCATGGAAGATTGGGCTTTAAGCCTGTCTATGTTTCCTGTATTGCTCGGGATCCCTGTACTACAAATGACCTTAGTTCTAGCCCTGGACCTGTTCCTGGTTCCAGGTCTGGTTCTGGCAGTGGCTCTGGCCCTGGCCATGGCTCTGGTCAAGGCACTGGTCCTGATTCTGGCCCTGGTCCAGTCTGTGACTCTGGCCCTAGTCCAGGCCATGGCCATGACCCTGAGCTCAGTCCCTTCACTCTTCCAGGCTTTAGAAATCCCAGGGCAGACCTGGTCCCTAATTATGCCCCCTGGAATCATTGCCATGGGGAGCCTCAGAAACAACCCTGGAAATTTTTGCAAGTCTCAGAACCTGGTGCCCGAGGGCTATGGAAGCCCCCTGAGGTTGAAGGGAAACATAAAGTTCTCAGTGAAACATTGCCCAGGGGCCAGTGCCTTCTCTACAACTGGGAGGAAGAG AGAGCCACAAACCACCTGGATCAAGTTCCAAGCATGCACGGTTGCTCTGAGGGTTTCTTCTTCCGACATGGACACCAGGGACTGCTAACCCTACAGCGACAGCCATCCACGCCCCTCAGCACCACTCATAAAGACTCATACCAGCCACCAGGAAACCACTGTCAGCCAATTCGAG gGAAGCGTGAGGCCATGCTGGAGATGCTCCTGTACCCCCAGATCTG TAAAGAGGTGCAGGCAGAGCGGGAACCCACAAGGGAGTACTCTGAGATCAAGTCTGTGACACACCATGACTACCAAAAGGAACTGGTGCAGGCAGGGCCTCCTGCCCCAACCAAG CCTCATGACTACCGTAAGGAGCAGCCCGAAACCTTCTGGATACAGAGGGCACCACAGCTTCCG GGTGTCAGTAACATCAAGACACTGGACACACCATTCCGGAAGAACTGCAGCTTCTCTACGCCAGTGCCTTTGTCCCTGGGGCAGCCTCTGCCCTATGACCCTGAGAATTACTCCCACCAACTGGGAGAAATCTCTTCCCTTGGCTGTCAGGGCGGAGGACAGGGTGGTGGAAGGGGTAGAACTGTCTAA